Proteins from a genomic interval of Sulfurimonas sp. HSL3-2:
- the hemN gene encoding oxygen-independent coproporphyrinogen III oxidase — protein sequence MLDFAKFTKYSKPGPRYTSYPTALEFNDNFRYDEYINKLESQDKTRPLSLYFHLPFCRNACYFCGCNVVFTSKEEKKVRYIDYMRRELEILSKHLDTSREVIQMHFGGGTPTFFSAEQLNEIITMIKSHFPNFAKGAEVSCEIDPRHIDEAQMKVMSDAGFNRVSFGIQDFNEKVQVAVHRVQPYDITKNAMDLARKYNMVSVNVDLIYGLPYQNLETFKETLELSLTLDPDRFAVFNYAHVPWLKKTMRKIDETTLPTPEEKLHIMQYTIDFFTSHGYKMIGMDHFAKPEDELFKAIKTGELHRNFQGYTTKGGADLIGVGLTSIGEGVDYYAQNFKDMHEYEAAIDEGRLPFERGVLLNEDDMIRQYVIMELMSNFKLDIKRFEKEFNVEFKTYFADAIEALKPFAQEGLLTMDDEHIVCSETGTLLIRNISMPFDAYMKKHAASQKTFSKTV from the coding sequence ATGTTAGATTTTGCAAAATTTACGAAATACTCGAAGCCTGGACCGCGATATACCAGCTATCCTACGGCTTTGGAGTTCAACGATAATTTTAGATATGACGAATATATAAATAAGCTTGAATCACAAGATAAGACGCGTCCTTTATCACTCTATTTTCACCTTCCATTCTGTAGAAATGCCTGTTACTTCTGCGGATGTAATGTCGTGTTTACGTCAAAAGAGGAAAAGAAGGTACGTTATATAGACTATATGCGCCGCGAACTAGAGATCCTTAGCAAACATCTTGACACTTCAAGAGAGGTGATCCAGATGCATTTTGGCGGCGGAACACCTACGTTTTTCTCAGCTGAGCAGTTAAATGAGATCATCACGATGATAAAAAGTCATTTTCCAAACTTTGCAAAGGGTGCTGAGGTAAGCTGTGAGATAGATCCGCGTCATATCGATGAAGCGCAGATGAAAGTGATGAGCGATGCCGGATTTAACCGTGTGAGTTTCGGTATTCAGGACTTTAATGAAAAAGTTCAAGTAGCCGTTCATCGTGTTCAGCCGTACGACATCACTAAAAATGCTATGGACCTTGCAAGAAAGTACAATATGGTCTCTGTTAACGTCGATCTGATCTACGGACTTCCGTATCAAAATCTTGAGACTTTTAAAGAGACGCTTGAGCTTTCTTTGACACTTGATCCTGACAGATTTGCGGTCTTTAACTACGCGCATGTCCCTTGGCTGAAAAAGACGATGAGAAAGATCGATGAGACGACTCTTCCGACACCCGAAGAGAAGCTTCATATCATGCAGTACACGATAGATTTCTTTACATCTCACGGATACAAGATGATCGGAATGGACCACTTTGCTAAACCGGAAGATGAACTCTTTAAAGCGATAAAGACAGGCGAACTGCATAGAAACTTCCAAGGCTATACGACAAAAGGCGGAGCTGACCTGATAGGCGTGGGACTGACTTCGATAGGTGAGGGTGTGGATTACTATGCTCAAAACTTTAAAGATATGCATGAGTATGAAGCAGCCATCGATGAAGGGCGCCTTCCTTTTGAACGCGGAGTCCTTTTAAATGAGGACGATATGATCCGTCAGTATGTGATCATGGAACTTATGAGTAACTTCAAGCTTGATATCAAGCGTTTTGAAAAAGAGTTTAACGTCGAGTTTAAAACATATTTTGCAGATGCTATCGAAGCATTGAAACCTTTTGCCCAAGAAGGGTTACTGACTATGGATGATGAGCATATCGTTTGTTCTGAGACCGGGACTCTACTTATCAGAAATATATCTATGCCGTTTGATGCGTATATGAAAAAGCATGCGGCAAGCCAAAAAACTTTCTCTAAAACGGTGTGA
- a CDS encoding response regulator produces MKNKRVLIVEDDEVTAMNLKMSLEKQGYSVASIADDATSAKSKIKVYDPDIIIIDISLQESNDGIMLANYIREKQLMPFIFLTAHTDDHIIEDASKTEPYGYIIKPFDPANLHATIQMALYKYDQEKKRNESLDSLKVDKLNLEKLLYSKKMVDKPIVPFGDGYHLDISVCETFYNGKKIKLTKKENSFIRLLVAQLGLVVSFEQAISYVWEDDGATENSVRTLVWRLRNKLPTDIIKNASGMGYYIED; encoded by the coding sequence ATGAAAAACAAGAGGGTGTTAATTGTAGAGGACGATGAAGTAACTGCAATGAACCTAAAGATGTCTCTGGAAAAACAGGGATATTCTGTCGCGTCGATAGCAGACGATGCTACAAGTGCAAAAAGCAAGATCAAAGTATATGATCCGGATATAATTATTATTGATATATCGCTCCAAGAGAGCAATGACGGGATCATGTTAGCAAACTATATACGTGAAAAACAGCTTATGCCGTTTATATTTTTAACAGCTCATACAGATGATCATATCATTGAAGACGCAAGTAAGACAGAACCATACGGGTATATTATAAAACCATTTGATCCGGCGAATCTTCATGCGACAATACAGATGGCTCTTTATAAATATGATCAGGAAAAGAAAAGAAATGAGAGTCTTGATTCGCTAAAAGTCGATAAACTGAACTTGGAAAAACTTCTTTACAGTAAAAAGATGGTGGACAAGCCTATCGTTCCTTTCGGTGACGGATATCATCTTGATATTAGTGTCTGTGAGACTTTTTATAACGGGAAAAAGATCAAACTGACTAAAAAAGAGAACTCTTTTATCCGTCTCTTAGTAGCACAGCTTGGTCTAGTCGTCAGTTTTGAACAGGCGATCAGTTATGTCTGGGAAGATGACGGAGCTACTGAAAACAGCGTTCGTACACTTGTATGGAGACTAAGAAATAAACTTCCCACGGATATCATCAAAAATGCATCCGGTATGGGTTACTATATAGAAGATTAA
- a CDS encoding ATP-binding protein, which translates to MNELLNLKSNISTLENGKSSIISNWVEYSIPQSILLHHNIDREVFIKNYADNVFDYFMGVIKGVVQIGDCPVVEEFLKYLKDRNISSKELFMICSHFKLSMVEYSYEKDINTKQLFSEISYVFDKNFSKVLEIYSDTIYEKDIEIGKNVELLEQYIYALNESALVSKTDQNGFITHVNSKFMTLCGYEEHELIGRAHSVMRHEDMSKAFFKKLWDTIQSNQIFTGTIKNKSKDGGYFYIDTSIIPIEDPFTGKKEYMAIGYEVTKLIDARQKAIEADKAKDYFLSNMSHEIRTPLNAILGFVSLLKDENISLKHKNYLDIIHNSGENLLNIINDILDFSKLRSGEFTIEPKIFNLEEVLSHTMELFVASAHQKQITIISFLDPTIPSEILADQLRLGQIVSNFLSNAIKFTPINGIIEVDAIYEDGYIKISVEDSGVGIAQSDMSKIFDAFTQAQNSIIKRSGGTGLGLSICKQLAEIMGGYIDVESTVGKGSKFTLNLPIVVVNSEMLSLDCKMLQDKQIAFYVNEKTDKRKLDIFKKYYMQIGVELNLIEDIKQNHYDLLYFMDSDLDDALRYQVIQKNKPSIAIMEYMDDSYDLINNISNLCFPIYLTKLRDRTLDALGLSEAYNQQKSSSKNIKRFNGHILVAEDNEANQELIKIILDKYGVTYDIAANGVEAVAMFRENRYDLVLMDDQMPIKNGFEAIDDIRYYEEAENLKHTPISTLTANVIKGSKEKSLESGCDYFLGKPIILKELEMVFEDSLERGDEEESGAHFDLETLKDELQLDSEQLQVLLGIYIKKMDDTLPKLKDEIAQRNYYNISRLAHSIKGSSANFRLEKIQKYAHEMEISSKEENDTYDYEECIEQIEKEYMKIKNF; encoded by the coding sequence ATGAATGAACTTTTAAATTTGAAATCAAATATATCGACTTTAGAAAATGGAAAATCATCTATCATCTCAAATTGGGTAGAGTATTCTATTCCGCAATCTATACTTCTGCATCACAATATAGACAGAGAGGTCTTTATAAAAAACTATGCCGATAATGTATTTGACTATTTTATGGGGGTAATAAAAGGTGTCGTTCAGATAGGAGATTGTCCTGTAGTCGAAGAGTTTTTAAAATATTTAAAAGATAGAAATATAAGTTCAAAAGAGCTTTTTATGATCTGCAGTCATTTTAAACTCTCTATGGTGGAGTATTCATACGAAAAAGATATTAATACAAAACAGCTTTTTAGTGAGATCAGTTATGTATTTGATAAAAACTTTTCAAAAGTCTTGGAAATATATTCTGATACGATCTATGAAAAAGATATTGAGATAGGGAAGAATGTCGAGCTTTTAGAACAGTATATCTATGCATTAAATGAGAGTGCTCTTGTATCAAAAACCGATCAAAACGGATTTATTACACATGTGAACTCAAAGTTTATGACACTGTGCGGGTATGAAGAGCATGAACTTATAGGCAGAGCTCACAGCGTAATGCGCCATGAAGATATGTCTAAAGCATTTTTTAAAAAGCTTTGGGACACCATACAGTCTAACCAGATCTTTACCGGGACTATTAAAAACAAAAGCAAGGATGGCGGTTACTTTTATATCGATACATCGATAATACCTATAGAAGACCCTTTTACGGGCAAAAAAGAGTATATGGCCATAGGTTATGAAGTAACAAAACTGATAGATGCCAGACAAAAAGCGATAGAAGCAGACAAAGCAAAAGACTATTTCCTTTCCAATATGTCTCATGAGATTAGAACTCCTTTGAATGCTATACTTGGATTCGTATCACTTTTAAAAGATGAAAATATTTCGCTAAAACACAAAAATTATCTTGATATTATCCATAACAGCGGAGAGAACCTTTTAAATATCATCAACGATATCCTGGACTTTTCAAAACTGAGAAGCGGTGAATTTACGATCGAACCGAAGATCTTTAATTTGGAAGAGGTCTTGTCCCATACCATGGAATTGTTTGTCGCTTCAGCACATCAAAAACAGATAACGATCATCAGTTTTTTAGACCCGACAATCCCTTCAGAGATATTAGCCGATCAGTTAAGACTCGGTCAGATCGTTTCAAATTTTTTAAGTAATGCCATAAAATTCACTCCTATTAACGGGATAATTGAAGTCGATGCTATATATGAAGATGGGTATATTAAAATATCTGTCGAGGATTCCGGTGTCGGAATAGCACAAAGCGATATGAGCAAGATATTTGATGCATTTACACAGGCACAAAACAGCATTATAAAACGAAGCGGCGGAACGGGTCTGGGACTTTCGATATGTAAACAGCTGGCTGAAATAATGGGCGGATATATTGATGTAGAATCAACGGTAGGAAAAGGCAGTAAGTTTACTTTGAATCTTCCTATTGTCGTAGTCAATAGCGAGATGCTGAGTCTAGACTGCAAGATGCTTCAAGATAAGCAGATCGCTTTTTATGTAAATGAGAAGACAGATAAAAGAAAACTTGATATATTTAAAAAGTATTATATGCAGATCGGTGTCGAACTCAATCTTATAGAAGATATTAAGCAGAATCATTACGATCTGCTCTACTTTATGGACAGCGATCTTGATGACGCCCTGAGATATCAGGTCATTCAGAAAAATAAACCTTCCATAGCCATAATGGAGTATATGGATGATAGTTATGATCTTATAAATAATATATCCAACCTCTGCTTTCCTATTTATCTGACAAAACTCAGAGACAGGACGTTAGATGCTTTAGGTCTGAGCGAAGCGTATAACCAGCAAAAAAGCAGTTCAAAAAATATTAAAAGGTTTAACGGACATATTTTGGTCGCTGAGGATAATGAAGCGAATCAGGAGCTTATAAAGATTATTTTGGATAAGTATGGAGTTACCTACGATATTGCAGCAAACGGGGTCGAAGCAGTAGCGATGTTCCGTGAGAACAGATATGATCTTGTCCTGATGGATGATCAGATGCCTATTAAAAATGGTTTTGAAGCGATAGATGATATAAGGTACTATGAGGAAGCAGAGAATCTAAAGCATACGCCTATATCGACATTGACAGCAAATGTCATCAAAGGTTCAAAAGAGAAAAGCCTGGAGAGCGGATGTGATTATTTCCTTGGAAAACCGATTATTTTAAAAGAGTTGGAGATGGTCTTTGAGGACTCTTTAGAGAGGGGCGATGAAGAGGAAAGCGGAGCACACTTTGATCTTGAGACATTAAAAGATGAACTTCAGCTTGATTCGGAACAGTTACAAGTATTGTTAGGGATTTACATCAAAAAAATGGATGATACTCTTCCTAAACTCAAAGATGAGATAGCGCAGAGAAATTACTATAATATATCAAGATTGGCCCACTCCATCAAAGGTTCGAGTGCAAATTTTAGGCTGGAAAAGATTCAGAAATATGCACATGAGATGGAGATAAGCTCAAAAGAGGAAAATGATACTTATGACTACGAAGAGTGTATCGAACAAATAGAAAAGGAGTATATGAAGATTAAAAACTTTTAA
- a CDS encoding FAD-dependent oxidoreductase, with protein sequence MARLVVLGGGVSGHTAATFAAKWLGSEHEVVVVTPNAKWNWIPSNIWVGVGEMSKEDVTFDLAPVYQKAGINYKQAKAVSINPEGKEGSDKPFVTVEYTGQNKVGESEEVEYDYLINATGPKLNFAATPGLGDANGLGEFTVSVCTADHAVHANEEFQKCIEKMKKGERQTFLIGTGHGMCTCQGAAFEYIFNIEHELKKAGVRDLADLQWISNESFLGDFGVGGLHMKAMGFAVSSRIFAESLFAERNVDWTIGAHVNKVEKGKVTYELLDGSMGEKEFDFAMLIPPFAGVGLKAFAKDGSDITATVFAPNGFMKVDANYAAGAYENWKASDWPRTYQNPTYKNMFACGIAFAPPHGISKPMTSPNGTPINPTPPRTGMPSGIIGKAVAGSVCDLITKGEGAHLHEASMAEMGAACVASAGKGLFNGTAAAMTIYPVVPDFEKYPGTGRDTDYTFGEIGLAGHWIKHILHHLFIYKAKLNPGWTLIPE encoded by the coding sequence ATGGCAAGATTAGTTGTTCTTGGTGGAGGGGTTTCCGGTCATACAGCCGCTACATTTGCAGCGAAATGGTTAGGTTCTGAGCATGAGGTTGTTGTTGTAACACCTAATGCAAAGTGGAACTGGATTCCTTCAAACATCTGGGTTGGTGTTGGAGAGATGAGTAAAGAGGATGTTACTTTTGACTTAGCACCTGTATACCAAAAAGCAGGTATAAATTATAAACAAGCAAAAGCAGTTTCTATTAATCCTGAAGGTAAAGAGGGTTCTGACAAACCTTTCGTTACTGTTGAATATACTGGACAAAACAAAGTTGGTGAGAGTGAAGAAGTCGAATATGACTATTTGATCAACGCAACTGGTCCAAAACTAAATTTTGCTGCTACCCCAGGTCTTGGTGATGCTAACGGTTTAGGCGAATTTACGGTTTCTGTTTGTACTGCGGATCATGCTGTTCATGCAAATGAAGAGTTCCAAAAATGTATAGAGAAGATGAAAAAAGGTGAGCGTCAAACATTCCTGATCGGTACAGGTCACGGTATGTGTACATGTCAAGGTGCGGCGTTTGAGTACATCTTCAACATTGAACATGAACTGAAAAAAGCGGGTGTTCGTGATTTAGCTGATCTACAATGGATCTCTAACGAGTCTTTCCTAGGCGATTTCGGTGTTGGTGGACTTCACATGAAAGCTATGGGATTTGCAGTTAGTTCTAGAATCTTTGCTGAGTCACTATTTGCTGAGCGTAATGTTGACTGGACTATCGGTGCACACGTTAACAAAGTTGAAAAAGGCAAAGTTACATATGAACTACTAGATGGTTCAATGGGTGAGAAAGAGTTCGATTTCGCAATGCTTATTCCTCCGTTTGCAGGTGTCGGTTTAAAAGCTTTCGCTAAAGACGGTTCAGATATCACTGCTACAGTATTTGCTCCAAACGGATTTATGAAAGTTGATGCAAACTATGCTGCAGGTGCTTATGAAAACTGGAAAGCTAGTGACTGGCCTCGTACATACCAAAATCCTACATACAAAAATATGTTTGCTTGTGGTATTGCATTCGCTCCTCCACACGGTATATCTAAACCGATGACTTCACCAAACGGAACACCGATCAATCCTACTCCACCACGTACAGGTATGCCTTCAGGTATTATCGGTAAAGCGGTTGCGGGCAGTGTTTGTGACTTGATCACTAAAGGTGAGGGCGCACATTTACATGAAGCTTCAATGGCTGAGATGGGTGCTGCATGTGTTGCATCAGCTGGTAAAGGTCTGTTTAACGGTACTGCTGCAGCTATGACTATCTACCCAGTTGTACCGGATTTTGAAAAATATCCAGGAACTGGTCGTGATACAGATTATACATTTGGTGAGATCGGTCTTGCAGGTCACTGGATTAAACATATCCTACACCACCTGTTTATCTACAAAGCTAAACTAAATCCGGGCTGGACTCTAATTCCAGAATAA
- the pepN gene encoding aminopeptidase N: MSKHKMIFLKDYRAPDFTIENCYLEFDIFEEHTTVKNIMLVKQQCSEIRDIRLNGVDLELISFKVDGKTLSEDMYKVDEQSLTLYNVQGTFNLEVITKIYPHKNTELEGLYKSNGMFCTQNEPEGFRRITYFLDRPDVMAKYTTKVIADKKYPMLLSNGNKKESGELENNRHFCVWEDPFAKPSYLFALVAGDLGFVNDSFKTMSGRDIELNIYCDIGNESKCFHAMDSLKKSMKWDEEQYGREYDLDIYNIVAVDSFNMGAMENKGLNIFNSHYVLADKESATDQNYMGIESVIAHEYFHNWTGNRITCRDWFQLTLKEGLTVYRDQTFSADMNSHDVVRIDNVKSLRERQFVEDAGPTAHPIQPDSYISMNNFYTATVYEKGAEIIGMYHTLLGEENYKKSMKLYFDTFDGQAVRVDDFFWAMEQNYNGDLTQFKRWYHQSGTPTLHVSENYADGTLKLTCKQIIPVTVEGKEQLPFMYPFKIALFCEDGRFIEEKTLIIKDEVEVFEFNGLTCKPKLSLNRGFSAPIKTVYAQQDYPFLMKYDNDSFNRYEAAQEFALQTLNAMIDGEKIDESYVNAYNELLDADVDLMYKAQLLELPSISNLMQTREVVDFQRLCDVREELTKHIALTYKDSFLDLYKKNHDNEDESISSKAMAARALKNRALQFLCSLRSDDIGEICSEQYYLSKTMNDKVIALSLLENFYSKTAEKALKDFYDKYKNDTLVMNKYFAIISSAKRDDVLSRVIDSQRDEVYDEKVPNLVRSLVYTFTRNYSYFHAKDGSGYKFIADKIIEIDRINAQIASGLAGAFKIYGKLDVYHKNVMKEQLERIIETNNLSDNTFEIVSKILDKK; encoded by the coding sequence TTGAGTAAACATAAAATGATTTTTTTAAAAGATTACAGAGCACCGGATTTTACAATCGAGAACTGCTATTTAGAATTTGATATATTTGAAGAGCATACTACGGTAAAGAATATTATGCTGGTGAAGCAGCAATGCAGTGAGATCCGTGATATCAGACTAAACGGAGTCGATTTAGAACTTATCTCTTTTAAAGTAGACGGTAAAACACTGAGTGAAGATATGTACAAAGTCGATGAACAGAGTCTGACACTCTACAATGTACAGGGAACTTTTAATCTAGAGGTAATAACAAAGATCTATCCGCATAAAAATACGGAACTTGAGGGTTTATATAAATCTAACGGGATGTTTTGTACTCAAAATGAACCCGAAGGGTTTAGAAGGATCACCTACTTTCTAGACAGACCTGACGTGATGGCAAAGTACACTACAAAAGTGATAGCGGACAAAAAATACCCGATGCTGCTTAGTAACGGAAATAAAAAAGAGAGCGGTGAGTTAGAGAACAACCGTCACTTCTGCGTGTGGGAAGATCCTTTTGCAAAACCGTCTTATCTGTTCGCTTTAGTTGCAGGAGATCTTGGTTTTGTAAACGACAGCTTCAAGACGATGAGCGGCAGAGATATCGAGCTGAATATCTACTGCGACATAGGAAACGAGTCCAAATGTTTTCATGCGATGGATTCACTGAAAAAATCTATGAAATGGGATGAAGAACAGTATGGACGCGAGTACGATCTGGATATATACAATATCGTAGCAGTGGACAGTTTCAATATGGGAGCAATGGAAAACAAAGGTCTCAACATCTTTAATTCCCACTATGTCCTGGCTGACAAAGAGAGTGCGACGGATCAAAACTATATGGGCATCGAGAGCGTTATTGCCCATGAGTATTTTCATAACTGGACGGGAAATCGCATTACATGTAGAGACTGGTTTCAGCTGACACTTAAAGAGGGGCTTACAGTCTACCGTGATCAGACGTTCAGTGCCGATATGAACTCTCATGATGTCGTCCGTATAGATAATGTAAAATCACTCCGTGAACGCCAGTTCGTAGAGGACGCAGGACCGACGGCTCATCCTATTCAGCCTGATTCCTATATCTCTATGAACAACTTCTATACGGCTACCGTTTATGAGAAGGGTGCTGAGATCATAGGTATGTATCATACCCTTTTAGGTGAAGAGAACTATAAAAAGTCTATGAAACTGTATTTTGATACTTTTGACGGACAGGCAGTGAGAGTAGATGATTTCTTCTGGGCGATGGAGCAAAACTATAACGGAGACTTGACGCAGTTTAAGAGATGGTACCACCAATCCGGTACACCGACTCTGCATGTCAGCGAAAACTATGCCGATGGTACGTTGAAGCTTACATGTAAGCAGATCATACCAGTGACGGTCGAAGGCAAAGAACAGCTGCCGTTCATGTATCCTTTTAAAATAGCTTTATTTTGTGAAGACGGAAGATTCATAGAAGAAAAAACATTGATAATCAAAGATGAAGTAGAGGTCTTTGAGTTCAACGGTCTTACATGTAAACCGAAACTCTCTTTAAACAGAGGTTTCAGCGCGCCGATAAAAACAGTATATGCACAGCAGGATTATCCCTTCTTGATGAAATATGACAATGATAGTTTCAACAGGTATGAAGCGGCACAGGAGTTTGCACTTCAGACTCTTAATGCGATGATAGATGGTGAGAAGATCGACGAGTCGTATGTCAATGCATATAATGAGCTGCTTGATGCTGATGTGGATCTGATGTATAAAGCACAGCTTTTAGAACTCCCGAGCATATCCAACCTTATGCAGACAAGAGAAGTGGTCGATTTTCAAAGATTGTGTGATGTCCGAGAGGAGCTTACAAAACATATCGCACTAACATATAAGGATAGTTTCTTAGATCTTTACAAGAAAAACCATGATAACGAAGATGAATCTATCTCAAGCAAGGCGATGGCAGCAAGAGCTCTTAAAAATAGAGCATTGCAGTTTCTCTGTTCACTAAGAAGTGATGATATCGGAGAGATCTGTAGTGAACAGTACTACTTATCTAAGACTATGAATGATAAAGTGATCGCACTTTCACTTCTTGAAAACTTTTATAGCAAAACGGCTGAAAAAGCTTTAAAAGATTTTTATGACAAGTATAAAAATGATACATTGGTCATGAACAAGTATTTTGCGATTATATCTTCGGCAAAAAGAGATGATGTTCTCTCTCGTGTTATCGATTCACAAAGAGATGAGGTCTATGATGAAAAAGTACCGAATCTTGTCCGCTCTTTAGTATATACATTTACGAGAAACTACAGTTATTTTCATGCGAAAGACGGTAGTGGATACAAGTTTATAGCGGATAAAATAATTGAGATAGACAGGATAAATGCACAGATAGCATCGGGCTTGGCAGGTGCTTTTAAGATATACGGGAAACTCGACGTTTATCACAAAAATGTGATGAAAGAACAATTAGAACGTATAATTGAAACAAATAATCTATCAGACAACACTTTTGAGATAGTTTCCAAAATTTTAGATAAGAAATGA
- a CDS encoding DUF2062 domain-containing protein — MVRKFFKKKSSGGKLDQFIEKYNIPRAYLSTNRKNISKGVFIGLFIGFIPMPMQMLAVVAMMPFVKFNVPIAISMVWLSNPFTMPAMYYMEYLTGSFFLGTEVAPVEMTMQWFSDNLKNIFIPLYVGTLFYSVTVSTAMYFLINFLWQRSVHKERNSANDEGEE; from the coding sequence ATGGTAAGAAAATTTTTTAAAAAAAAGAGTTCCGGCGGTAAGCTTGATCAGTTTATAGAAAAATACAATATTCCAAGAGCTTACCTCTCGACAAACAGAAAAAACATATCAAAAGGCGTTTTTATAGGGCTGTTTATAGGATTTATTCCTATGCCTATGCAGATGCTTGCCGTAGTGGCGATGATGCCTTTTGTAAAGTTTAATGTCCCTATCGCTATCTCTATGGTCTGGCTTAGCAATCCATTTACTATGCCTGCTATGTACTATATGGAATATCTCACAGGAAGCTTTTTCTTAGGCACGGAAGTTGCACCCGTTGAGATGACGATGCAGTGGTTCAGCGATAACTTAAAAAATATATTTATCCCGCTTTATGTAGGGACGCTTTTTTATTCGGTGACAGTTTCGACTGCGATGTATTTTCTTATAAACTTTTTATGGCAGCGTTCAGTTCATAAAGAGAGAAATTCAGCGAATGATGAGGGTGAGGAGTAG
- a CDS encoding DEAD/DEAH box helicase — MSFEKIGLIKPILDAISELGYSEPTPIQDRTIGLVLAKKDIFATAQTGTGKTAAFLLPIIQRLRDNKPLSSKAVRVIVMTPTRELAIQIKDEADKYAKYMNQSISLLVGGKSLESQEKQLKNGVDILIATPGRLREHILNKSIDLKFLEIFVVDEADRMLDMGFVTDIRLIHAELPKRHQTLLFSATYNDKVRKLSRLILKKPEFIETAKQNKTVDAINQLIYLVDADRKAELLSFLIGSKNYQQVLVFTRTKKSADILVEELKLDGLKAEVIHGDKTLAQRNKTLTKFKKKEIRVLVATDIASRGIDIEQLPQVINYELPSVAEDYIHRIGRTGRAGHDGEAITLLDINEKEQMKVIERLMHIKVPRVEVEGFEVDITKKAASDDIKPNRPKKIVKKTDSAKAPQKRKPAVQKKRKITKRSPR; from the coding sequence ATGTCATTTGAAAAAATTGGTCTTATCAAACCTATACTAGATGCAATCAGCGAGTTAGGCTATAGTGAGCCAACCCCTATACAAGACAGAACTATAGGCTTAGTTCTTGCAAAAAAAGATATCTTTGCGACGGCGCAGACAGGTACCGGAAAAACCGCCGCATTTTTACTTCCTATCATACAAAGATTGAGAGACAACAAACCTCTTTCATCAAAAGCTGTCAGAGTGATCGTTATGACACCTACACGCGAACTGGCAATACAGATAAAAGATGAAGCAGACAAGTACGCAAAATATATGAATCAGTCCATATCGCTTCTTGTCGGCGGTAAAAGTCTGGAATCACAGGAGAAACAGTTAAAAAATGGCGTCGATATACTGATCGCGACTCCGGGAAGACTTCGTGAACATATACTAAACAAAAGTATAGATCTTAAATTCCTTGAGATCTTTGTTGTCGATGAAGCGGACAGAATGCTTGATATGGGATTTGTCACAGACATCAGACTGATCCACGCCGAACTTCCAAAAAGACATCAGACTCTTCTTTTTTCTGCGACATATAATGACAAAGTAAGAAAGCTCTCACGTCTTATCCTAAAAAAACCGGAGTTTATCGAGACTGCAAAACAAAATAAGACAGTTGATGCGATCAATCAGCTTATCTACCTTGTCGATGCAGATAGAAAAGCCGAACTCTTATCGTTTTTGATCGGTTCGAAAAACTACCAGCAGGTGCTTGTCTTCACTCGTACGAAAAAAAGTGCGGATATTTTAGTCGAAGAGCTGAAACTTGACGGCTTAAAAGCTGAAGTGATCCACGGGGACAAGACTCTGGCTCAAAGAAACAAGACACTTACAAAGTTCAAGAAAAAAGAGATAAGAGTCTTAGTCGCGACAGATATCGCTTCACGCGGGATCGATATAGAACAGCTTCCGCAAGTGATCAACTACGAGCTTCCTTCAGTTGCTGAGGACTACATCCACCGCATCGGTAGAACTGGACGTGCTGGACATGACGGTGAGGCGATCACCCTGCTTGATATCAATGAAAAAGAGCAGATGAAGGTCATTGAAAGACTCATGCATATAAAAGTACCTAGAGTAGAAGTCGAAGGATTTGAAGTCGATATCACCAAAAAAGCTGCAAGTGATGATATAAAACCAAACCGTCCGAAAAAAATTGTTAAAAAGACAGACTCAGCTAAAGCACCTCAGAAAAGAAAACCTGCAGTGCAAAAGAAAAGAAAAATTACTAAAAGGTCTCCAAGATAA
- a CDS encoding RNA-binding S4 domain-containing protein, giving the protein MEFKLTDDYIELYKLIKVLDLVDSGAEAKILIAEGHVRRNGEIELRKRAKIVSGDIIEIAEVTIKVI; this is encoded by the coding sequence ATGGAATTCAAATTAACCGATGATTATATAGAACTGTATAAATTGATAAAGGTCTTAGACCTAGTAGACAGCGGTGCCGAAGCAAAGATATTGATCGCTGAGGGTCATGTCAGAAGAAACGGCGAGATAGAGCTAAGAAAAAGAGCAAAAATAGTCTCAGGCGATATCATAGAGATCGCAGAAGTGACTATCAAAGTCATCTGA